In Capsicum annuum cultivar UCD-10X-F1 chromosome 8, UCD10Xv1.1, whole genome shotgun sequence, the genomic window AcaatacccaaaaaataaaaccaaaaagaaaaagaaaaaaagttaaaaagcaAAAAATCCCAATTTATAATATTCTCATAATCCACACCACAGCTAGTGCTATAAATAttctacttattcttatatataatttagagagagaaaaaaaagagtaaaatttgtTGTCTATTTGTGTAACAAGATTTCCTTTCACATGGCTTGTTCCTCCAACAGTATTGATGAAGAGGGTATGcaatttttactttcttttgctttattttttgttctaattaattttttttaatttattttgaaataagttACTTCGCAATTTTATCCCAAATAAATATGAGATAAActtatcctaaaattaatttctttatttattgttctaattaattttttgtttatagttaaatttatatttatcagAAACAGTTTCTCTATCTTCACGCAGAAATAAAATTGCATTCATTCATCATCCCTAGACCTCATATACACTAGAGGgctcgtttggttggaaaataagtTATCTCAAAAATGATTATTCTGAGATAAATTAttccaaaattattatttcacccttaatataggattaaaattaacattataatcTCGAGATAAGTTATTTTGCGATTTTATTCCAATCAAACAGAGATAAACTTCTATAATTAATTTGGAATTAGTTACGTTTTATACCTCATACCACTAAGAGAAATTATACCACTACTAGAAATTAGTATTTTTCTGACAGTTGTTATAGTCAAGAAGTAAGGTATTTTCGACCACCTTCCGACTATTTCATGATAGTCGGACTATAGCTTGTCGGAAAAATATTTCTGATTATAATGGTCAAAATAAGTATTCCGATTAatcgaaaaattaataaataattatttaataattgttgttttaattttttgtttgtatGAGTGATTTTGTGGTACTTATAATGGATATATATGCAGGAATTGAGAAGAAAGAGCCAACCCCTTTGGAAAAACATGTTATGTTTTTTGATATTAACAAAGATGGTGTCATTTATCCATGGGAAACATATAAAGgtaatcttttaaattttctttttcattttaaaaaatttaggatTTAGGTTTAGTTCGATTTGTTGTGAATTGGATGATGAAAAAACCAGTAAGCTACGACTTTAGAGCTTACCTTTATGTTATGTGATATTTCTacgttttaatttatgtgacactatttTCTATTTCGTCCACTACAACATTATATCATATTTGGAGAACATTAGTTTAAACTCttcatattattattgttattattattattattattattattattattattattattattattattattattattattattatatataaacgttatgaaatattttaagtgtacatgtttcaaaaaaaattcttttataattTGGTGCTTGTATAAACTTTGTCACACGAATTAGAAGGGAGAGTacattgaaaaattatattatttaattagattaaaattttaattatattatttaattaggtTAAAATTTCAACTATATTATTTAATTaggttaaaattttaattttatgtatatatactatatatagtatttttccttatttttatatgtgtccactttttcttttttttttttttatattgtgaCACTTTTTAGTAAATTGATGGTGGAGTAAATTCATGGCTCTACCACTAATTATAACTTAATTATAGTAGATTAATACATATTCTCaccttattttataatttaataataaaatattatctaTATTGGAGGTTTATATCAAAGTAATATATGCATGTCATGAATTCATatgtatacatttttttttttacttaactACGACTAATTAATGCAAATTATTATCTAATTAAATCGCTTAATCATGATAAGTTAATGATAAGTTAATATGATGTggtgtttctatttttttttccttttgagttttttcataatcatttaatatgatttggtgtttctatttttttttttccttttgagttttttcataatcattttaatttttgtcatattatttatttatttatttatttaatttttgtattttaccAGGTTTTCGAAAAATTGGAAGTGGAGTTCTTCTCTCAACAGTTGCTTCCCTTTTCATTAATATTGGTCTCAGTGGCAAAACTAGACCAGTAATTCACtttttcccattctttcatatgatattatTAGTTAATTTATCCGCGCTAAAAATTAATTGAAGACGATAATAGTTTAGAAATAACATTTCTACATTTTCAGTCGCGATAGAACAATTGGTTTTCTTGGTTTTACATCCGGTGTCTGGTACCCGAATTGGAGCCCAACTAATCCGAATTCGTGccgggtagggccccattcgggggtagcgctcccaacagagttttctccatatctAGGGTCGATCCCTCGACCTCTGTATAAGAGTGAAGTAGCTCCATCCATTGCATCACAAcccatgtaaaaaaaaaattggttttcttgattaaaattttagaatttttgatcaaaataagtcattttttaaatcaatCTGCCAAAGtaatatgttttttgaaaaacttTACAAAACTATTATAGATATTGTTAGCAATAACGTATtaggttttaaaaaaattaatggacCAAAATGGCGTTAAAGTAGAAATCGTTACTGATAGTAACGTTTTTGACTTAAAACGTTACCATCAATAACGAGACTCCGCAACTCTGTCACATCAGAGTTTGCAAAGTTGATTTGGCAGAGTGACAAAGTCTGGTGTGATAGAGTTGTAGAGTCTCGTTATTGATGGTAACGTTTTAAGCCAAAAAAGTAACTATTCCTACTTTAATGCCGTCAACTGTTCATTTCAGTCCATTAATTTTTGTAAAACTTAATGCGTTACTGCCAACAATGTTTATACTAGTTTTGTAAAGTTTTCAAATGCTGACATTTTAGAAGTCTATGAGATTTTCATTTTtaaccaaaaaacaaaaataaaataaaaagaaaggaaagtgTTATTAAGATTAATGTGCATGTATGTTTATGTATGTATAGGGGAAGTGGCCATCTCCATTATTTCCAATTGAGGTGAAGAACATCAAATTTGCCAAGCATGGTAGTGATAGTGATATCTATGATACTGAAGGAAGGTAATATATACAGTCAAATCTCTCTATAACAGCATCGTTGGTTTCGAAAATTTTTGGTTGCGATAATGAGTGATTGTTGTTATTCACCTATAACAACATTTGacgtttaaataaaattaaatggtTGCTATAGGTAAAGCCGTAAAAAGATGTAGTCCCTCCGTCTTGAGACTTTGTATGATatagtttgacttgacacgaagtttaagaaatataAGATGACTTGAAATTTATGGTATGAAATAAGTCATACGTGTTTGTATGTTTATAAATTAATCATCTCATTAAGAGTTGAATTGACATTTTTTACTTCATGAGCTAGCTAGTTTATTGAGGTTGAATTAAGTGA contains:
- the LOC107838799 gene encoding probable peroxygenase 5 (The sequence of the model RefSeq protein was modified relative to this genomic sequence to represent the inferred CDS: added 289 bases not found in genome assembly), which gives rise to MACSSNSIDEEGIEKKEPTPLEKHVMFFDINKDGVIYPWETYKGFRKIGSGVLLSTVASLFINIGLSGKTRPGKWPSPLFPIEVKNIKFAKHGSDSDIYDTEGRFVPEKFEELFKKHGRTNANALTGDELDELLKANKQPKDFSGHIAAKSEWKILFLLCKDEHGMLPKETVRSVYDGSLFEQMAQEKQSKKHKGKSST